The following proteins are encoded in a genomic region of Cryptomeria japonica chromosome 11, Sugi_1.0, whole genome shotgun sequence:
- the LOC131051369 gene encoding uncharacterized protein LOC131051369, which produces MHSGKMTVQVDMGIRRLHTLPVLCGKVDWASDLKHPEFTLASEMVHLNGMHKLKYTSLRDIIPCSPTNLASPRREPNWCTNVSIRNNLVKHAALAYLQPMVTENNNDDDFFVRCLPVFSNNGLFSSSFKDYILTPIDACIGFFTTQIVSNLIDTFDYLAGQFGRIFRPRASKK; this is translated from the exons ATGCACTCAG GTAAAATGACTGTACAAGTGGATATGGGTATTAGACGGTTGCATACATTACCAGTCCTATGTGGTAAAGTCGACTGGGCATCAGACCTGAAGCACCCCGAGTTCACATTAGCATCTGAGATGGTGCATTTGAATGGAATGCATAAACTTAAATATACTAGTCTGCGGGATATCATTCCTTGTTCTCCAACAAATTTAGCATCTCCTCGCAGGGAACCTAATTGGTGTACTAATGTATCCATAAGAAACAATTTAGTCAAGCATGCAGCCCTTGCATATCTTCAGCCAATGGTAACTGAGAacaacaatgatgatgatttttttgtCAGGTGTTTGCCAGTTTTCTCAAACAATGGACTGTTTTCTTCGAGCTTCAAGGACTACATTTTGACTCCAATTGATGCTTGTATTGGCTTTTTCACGACCCAAATTGTCTCAAATTTGATTGACACTTTCGACTATCTTGCGGGACAGTTTGGAAGAATATTTCGACCCAGAGCATCAAAGAAATAA